A window of Numenius arquata chromosome 6, bNumArq3.hap1.1, whole genome shotgun sequence contains these coding sequences:
- the LOC141466087 gene encoding LOW QUALITY PROTEIN: proto-oncogene Mas-like (The sequence of the model RefSeq protein was modified relative to this genomic sequence to represent the inferred CDS: substituted 1 base at 1 genomic stop codon): MKEKXHWSYHLSPLCLQVSLKSPIMDSSATSIFLPTAASQAHGTNHSGAVGKPEASYAVLKFMESFCLISAACGMVGNGMVLWYLGFRIRRNHFTVYILNLAAADFGYLLCIAIETVQYLMQFNVGVQFGIFLFLDLFMYGTGLYLLTAISIERCLSVLCPIWCRSHRPTLLSGIISGLLWGLSFLLNTLGYVLCTLRPSAKSCQLMLITIGALDFLFCTPLLLLFSLILFLRVKCSSQNIPTGRLFTVIMLTVLFFLIFAVPLSVLILFDFLGYKFLYSPEIGFVLSCVNSSLNPVIYFLVGSYRDRRIKFTLKLAFQRAFEDSADDKDERETRDTMTMSS, translated from the coding sequence ATGAAGGAAAAGTGACACTGGAGTTACcacctctctcctctctgcttaCAGGTCTCTCTGAAATCCCCCATTATGGATTCTTCAGCTACATCGATCTTCCTTCCAACTGCAGCCAGCCAGGCTCATGGGACGAATCACAGCGGGGCTGTGGGAAAGCCAGAGGCATCATATGCTGTCCTCAAGTTCATGGAGAGCTTCTGCCTTATCAGCGCTGCCTGTGGGATGGTGGGAAATGGCATGGTCCTTTGGTACCTTGGCTTCCGCATCCGGAGAAACCACTTCACAGTCTACATCCTGAACCTGGCCGCTGCTGACTTCGGGTATCTCCTCTGCATCGCCATCGAGACGGTTCAGTACCTGATGCAGTTCAACGTGGGGGTGCAGTTTGGCATATTCCTCTTCCTGGACCTTTTCATGTATGGGACCGGCTTGTATCTCCTCACCGCCATCAGCATTGAGCGGTGCCTGTCTGTGCTTTGTCCCATCTGGTGCCGAAGCCACCGCCCAACGCTCTTGTCCGGCATCATCTCCGGCCTGCTCTGGGGTCTCTCCTTCCTACTGAACACTCTGGGGTATGTTTTGTGTACCCTTCGCCCCTCTGCCAAGAGCTGCCAGCTCATGCTCATCACCATTGGAGCCTTGGACTTCCTCTTCTGCACgcccctcctgctgctcttcagcctGATTCTCTTCCTCAGAGTCAAATGCAGCTCCCAAAACATCCCAACAGGCAGGCTCTTCACTGTCATCATGCTCActgtcctcttcttcctcattttcGCTGTGCCACTGAGCGTCCTGATCCTCTTTGACTTCTTGGGCTACAAATTCCTCTACTCCCCGGAGATCGGCTTTGTGCTGTCCTGCGTGAACAGCAGTCTCAACCCCGTCATCTACTTCCTTGTGGGGAGCTACAGGGATCGGAGAATCAAGTTCACCCTCAAGCTGGCATTCCAGAGAGCCTTTGAAGATTCAGCAGACGACAAAGACGAACGGGAAACCCGTGACACAATGACTATGTCCTCCTAG